TACCCTTTCACAGCACAAAGTTACCCTTCCACAGTACAAAGTTACCCTTTCACAGCACAAAGATACCCTTTCACAGTACAAAGTTACCCTTTCAAAGTACATAGTTACCCTGTCACAGTACAAAGTTACCCTTTCACAGTACAAAGTTACCCTTTCACAGTACATAGTTACCCTTTCAAAGTACATAGTTACCCTTTCACAGTACATAGTTACCCTTTCACAGTACATAGTTACCCTTTCACAGTACATAGTTACCCTTTCACAGTACAAAGTTACCCTTTCACAGTACATAGTTACCCTTTCACAGTACATAGTTACCCTTTCACAGTACATAGTTACCCTTTCACAGTACAAAGTTACCCTTTCACAGTACAAAGTTACCCTTTCACAGTAAAAAGTTACCCTTTCCCAGTACATAGTTACCCTTTCACAGTACATAGCTAACAGTTCAAAGTACATAGTTACCCTTTCTCAGTACAAATTTACCCCTTTCACAGTACGTAGTTACCCTTACACAGTACAAAGTTACCACTTTCACAGTACATTTGTACACAGTTACCCTTTCATGGTACAAAGTTTTACAGTACATTTGTTCACAGTTACCCTTTCATAGTGCAAAGTTATCACTTTCACAGTTCATTTGTACATAGTTACCCTTTCACATTACAAACTAGCCATGCTGTATACTCTGAGGTTTTTGGTATTTGCTGGGAACTTACTATGTCTGGTATCTGTGGTCTCTGTTTTACCACAAAAGGTTAGATCAGAGTTGCAGAGTTTCATGTTAACATATTTAGAAGAATTTCACATGGGTCTACATTTTCATATGGAAGAAAAGAAGTTTTAGTTTGTTATATAATGAAAAAGATAGTTCTTTAATCTGTATGACggcaaaattttaaatatcacaTAAGAAGAATACCACTTCATACTTAGACTAAGTTAGCAGTAGTAGAACATTTGAAAAAGATTAATTCCAACTTGAGACATGAAGTCAAATCTTGCAATTAAGCAAAATagtagcaggctcggtttggttgagtctcGGTCAGTTCGTTGGATGTTATGCAGTTATTCAGTGTATGAGGTTATAGCACTGTATAATACTGATTCTGCAGCCCAGTCGAAAAACACCAGCATCTAATTGGTTGATTCAGATCACAGTCACTTAATTGACCAGTGGCAAGcttgcattctgagactggttgCCCAATACAATGGCCTGTATAAATTGGGATAGATCAACAGGCTATTCGCCCTTAAATTAACTCAATGCTTTACAGGCACAGACTTAAAATCTTCAAATTGGCAATTACAGATTAGGAAAAGGGAATAAAATGAGATATTAGATTGTACCCATTGTGTGTATTTTCACTTGCAAAAATTTAATATACAGTCAATCTTGTCTATTAAAGACCATGCTTTTGGATAGCCAAAAAGtgtttttattaatcccccgccacaagtggtggtgggttaaaggaatggtctccgtccgtccgtctgtaacaATTGTGTCCACTTCATATACCTTAAACcacatgaaggattttcatgaaactttggtcaaatcatcacctcatcaagacaatgtgcagaactcatgagtcagccatgttggctcaaggtcaaggtcacaactcaaggtcaaatgtttgagccttccgttttgtgtccgctttgtattatctcctaaaccccttgaaggattttcatgaaacttgggtaaaatgatcacctcatcaagacgatgtgcagaactcatgagtcagccatgtcagctcaaggtcaaggtcacaacttaaggtcaaagttttgagccttccattttgtgtccacagtgtatctcctaaacccgtagaaggattttaatatgacttggctgtgatattccccttatcaagacaatgtgcagaactcaaaattcacccatgccagctcaaggtcaatgtcacaactcaaatgtttgagccttcaatttcctGTTCCCTCATTTTCTGCTTAATCAcctgaaggattttcttgaaacattGGTCAAGTGTTCACCTTATTGTGAGATAGTTTGCAAAaaccataagtcagccatgcaggctcaaggtcaaggtctcaactaAGGTATTGATgttgtcatacatggactataaaatatcaTCAATGCTTTCACCAAATACCATCAaacctttcactatccataatgGCGATAGGGATATATAGCTGTCTCTCGCACTGCCTTGTTTATCTGCTGGTTGCCTTTACTCACAGATAAAAACCCCCTGTAAAGTATTTGAATTAGAATTGGAAATCTGTTAAACCAGTCTGTAAAGACAGCCCTTGGGAAATGAAAAATGATGGTCTCTCAACACAGGTAAATTTTCACTTTTCACTATAGTTACATGGGAAGAGAAAACAGTGCCATTTACTAGTATATGCAGGTTTTGTTGTATTGGCCTCTATTTGGAGGTGGTCTTTAGCATATGTTTGACTGTATTGCTCGTTGGAGATATCCTGTCTCTGTTTGTGTAGATATTAGTAAATGTAGGTAAACACAAAGAGAAAATTTGACCTTTCTAGAAATGTTATGTAGTTGTAGTCATTATAAGAAAGTGGTCATTagtacaagtttgactgtatactgTAATATGTATCCTATAAAGATTGCCAATAACATCTGTAAACAGAAAAGCTGATGGTAAACATGAGAATGATTCTGTGTTATTTGTTTACAGTGGCATGAGAATAAGATGGCCATGGATTTTGGCATGCTGAGGAACATACAGGGTATTCATGCACCACTCAGGCTCCAGATGGAACACAGCATTGTCAGAAAGGtaaattgagctgtgccatgggaaaaccaacatagtggctttgcgaccagcatggatccagaccagcctgcgcatccgcgcagtctggtcaggatccatgctgttcgctttcaaagcctaatggaattagagaaactaatagcgaacagcatggatcctgaccagactgcgcggatgcgcaggctggtctggatccatgctggtcgcaaagccactatggtgattttctcatggcacggctcaattaatttACAGGATATGTCTTCTATGATAACAAGAAATAAAGCTTGCCAGACATTGGGATGGTTGATTTTATGAAAGGTGAGGGTCTCAGTGGCATAGTCAAGGTCACTGAGTCTGTATCACTTTCATGACTGTTTTTGGTTGTGTTTGGCCTCCCCAGCcaaattaaaagtacaaaaacctGATTCTTGCCTTATTTAAGGTAAAAGGCAGAATGTTGTGAGATGAAAATGAAGAAAGTAATGCTGAAAATCTTAGATGTTCTCcacaatttttagcttgactattcaaagaatagactcaccctggcgttggcgtcacaccttggttaaaattttgcctgcaagtacatatggctatcatttaaaggcatatagctttgaaacttattttttcttttcaaggtcaattaacaacctcactaggtcaggtcccataactctgacatgtattttggccgaATTATACCTCCTTTTGGTCTTACagaattctggttaaagttttgcatgcaagttattatctccaaaagtaatacagatattgaaacttcacatgtgtcttcggggtcataaaactaggtgatagcatcaagtcctgtaattctgacattcattttggccaaattatgccccctcttggtcttagaaaatcctggtcTGTTTTGATTGCAAGTgcatatagctattatttaaaggcatatgactttgaaacttattttttctttttctaggtcaataaccaacttCACAGGATCAATTGCCAGAACTTTTAGAtgttttttgggcaaattatgcccccttttggacttatagaaatcctagttaaagttctgcatgtaaattattatctccaaaacttatgcagatattgatttgaaactaaacgtgtcttcagggttataaaacattatagacattttaacatttaggattcctgcttcttggacaacaGTACGAATAGTctagcattggctgtcttacggacagctcttgttgtgacTTAAGATATCCAGCAAAAGGcttgtggttctacccatgtggtCACTGATGAGCAACAACCCCTACAGACAATTTGAGTCTTGCAAGCAGTGTCCACTCTGTAGTGGTTTAGCTgtagataaatatttattttagaaatgcacataaaattttactttaatctTTTCAGATGAAGCGTTTACCGGGACTACCCAGCTCTAATGTGTTGGAAGACAGTCTTACAGGCAGAGATGAGATGTTAGAATTTGATGATATATTTAACTGTAAGTATAAAATGTCCTTTGTAGGTTCAACATATGGATAGGTAAAGTCTAACTGCATGTCAGTCTAGTCCTGTATTGGAACACATTTCACATATATACCAAATATTGGTCTGGATTTCTGGGTAAAAATTGTAGaagcataattataataatagaaACACACATAAAATGACTTTATTTTGGGTGCTAATGAATGTTTTTGCTTGGATATCAGTCAGAGTCGCCGTCAGAGAATGAAGTTGGTACATGTGATCCATTAACAGAGAAATATATTTGGAGAATATGCTTGCAATTCTTTTCATTAGCAAATAAAAATTCAGCCGACTtgtggaaaaactttaaaaaatattattcaaaccaAATAATGATATCAAATTGAGCATATTTTCTTTCTGGTTTCATTCTATTTTTTGGT
This window of the Mercenaria mercenaria strain notata chromosome 5, MADL_Memer_1, whole genome shotgun sequence genome carries:
- the LOC123557634 gene encoding proteasome maturation protein-like isoform X4; the encoded protein is MEGSHQIKLPEGNFGVPDVMLHGFQNAQKGNSAVHPLEYSEKHWHENKMAMDFGMLRNIQGIHAPLRLQMEHSIVRKMKRLPGLPSSNVLEDSLTGRDEMLEFDDIFNYGDERMTLQMPHIQIEKDLKLL